One part of the Salmo salar chromosome ssa10, Ssal_v3.1, whole genome shotgun sequence genome encodes these proteins:
- the LOC123724589 gene encoding extensin-2-like: MYLYRQVLMYLYRPVLMYLYRPVLMYLYRPVLMYLYRPVLMYLYRPVLMYLYRPVLMYLYRPVLMYLYRPVLMYLYRPVLMYLYRPVLMYLYRPATPPQPSLPPGYTSPAFPSSRLRPSPPFPSSRLQSPPTPSSGLQSPPPFLRATVPPPFLRATVFPPHPSSGLQSPPHPSSGLQSPPHPSSGLQSHPPFLRAAVPPPTLPPGCSPPHPSSGLQSPPPFLRAAVPPTLPPGYSPPPTLPPGYSPPPPLLQATVPPPPFLRAAVPPTLPPAFSSSRLHLPTLPFLQATPPQPSLPPGYTSPAFPSSRLRPSPPFPSSRLRPPHPSLPPGYTPSLPFLQATPPQPSLPPGYAPPAFPSSRLRLPTLPFLQATPPPPFPSSGLHLPTLPFLQATPPSLPFLQATPPHPSLPPGYTPTLPFLQATPPQPPFLQATPPHPSLPPGYTSPPFPSSRLRPPSLPFLQATPPPPFLSSRLAPPQPSLPPGYAPPAFLSSRLPTPPPFPSSRLRYQ, from the exons ATGTACCTGTACCGCCAAGTACTGATGTACCTGTACCGCCCAGTACTGATGTACCTGTACCGCCCAGTACTGATGTACCTGTACCGCCCAGTACTGATGTACCTGTACCGCCCAGTACTGATGTACCTGTACCGCCCAGTACTGATGTACCTGTACCGCCCAGTACTGATGTACCTGTACCGCCCAGTACTGATGTACCTGTACCGCCCAGTACTGATGTACCTGTACCGCCCAGTACTGATGTACCTGTACCGCCCAGTACTGATGTACCTGTACCGCCCA GCTACACCTCCCCAGCCTTCCCTTCCTCCAGGCTACACCTCCCCAGCCTTCCCTTCCTCCAGGCTACGCCCCTCCCCACCCTTCCCTTCCTCCAGGCTGCAGTCCCCCCCCACCCCTTCCTCCGGGCTACAGTCCCCCCCACCCTTCCTCCGGGCTACAGTCCCCCCACCCTTCCTCCGGGCTACAGTCTTCCCCCCCCACCCTTCCTCCGGGCTACagtcccccccccacccttcCTCCGGGCTACagtcccccccccacccttcCTCCGGGCTGCAGTCCCACCCCCCATTCCTCCGGGCTGCAGTCCCACCCCCCACCCTTCCTCCGGGCTGCAGTCCCCCCCACCCTTCCTCCGGGCTACAGTCCCCCCCACCCTTCCTCCGGGCTGCAGTCCCCCCCACCCTTCCTCCGGGCTACagtcccccccccacccttcCTCCGGGCTACAGTCCCCCCCCACCCTTGCTCCAGGCTACagtcccccccccacccttcCTCCGGGCTGCAGTCCCCCCCACCCTTCCCCCAGCCTTCTCTTCCTCCAGGCTACACCTCCCCACCCTTCCCTTCCTCCAGGCTACACCTCCCCAGCCTTCCCTTCCTCCAGGCTACACCTCCCCAGCCTTCCCTTCCTCCAGGCTACGCCCCTCCCCACCCTTCCCTTCCTCCAGGCTACGCCCCCCCCACCCTTCCCTTCCTCCGGGCTACACCCCCAGCCTTCCCTTCCTCCAGGCTACGCCCCCCCAACCTTCTCTTCCTCCAGGCTACGCCCCCCCAGCCTTCCCTTCCTCCAGGCTACGCCTCCCCACCCTTCCCTTCCTCCAGGCTACGCCCCCCCCACCCTTCCCTTCCTCCGGGCTACACCTCCCCACCCTTCCCTTCCTCCAGGCTACGCCCCCCAGCCTTCCCTTCCTCCAGGCTACGCCCCCCCACCCTTCCCTTCCTCCAggctacacccccacccttccctTCCTCCAGGCTACACCTCCCCAGCCTCCCTTCCTCCAGGCTACGCCCCCCCACCCTTCCCTTCCTCCAGGCTACACCTCCCCACCCTTCCCTTCCTCTAGGCTACGCCCCCCCAGCCTTCCCTTCCTCCAGGCTACGCCCCCACCACCCTTCCTTTCCTCCAGGCTAGCACCTCCCCAGCCTTCCCTTCCTCCAGGCTACGCCCCCCCAGCCTTCCTTTCCTCCAGGCtacccacccccccacccttccCTTCCTCCAGGCTACGGTATCAATGA
- the LOC106561649 gene encoding E3 ubiquitin-protein ligase PDZRN3-B encodes MCADCANPCKDRESCRKVLNSGEMDNEPRMMKEEESDFDHRDVGICQKGCGLLLSHTDIVQGDHCCLDALRMLNDGLQERSATLEHEGRMQRLRSGRREQSLLAQVSSIQSEAQLTALKYKRKLHQYMLNINNITEQVIGHYMQPTQSNSGAHGLRVSQLSDQGLTDAVFGLQDLEEHGVVPEVNHHNTVTQVISQLYCGFTRSAYYSSVRFRLFRAHR; translated from the exons ATGTGCGCCGACTGCGCAAATCCATGCAAGGACAGAGAAAGTTGCAGAAAGGTTTTGAACTCAGGCGAGATGGACAATGAGCCGCGTATGATGAAAGAAGAAGAATCCGACTTTGACCACAGAGATGTTGGTATCTGTCAGAAAGGATGCGGGCTTCTCTTGTCCCATACAGACATTGTCCAGGGAGACCATTGCTGTTTGGATGCGCTTCGTATGCTGAATGATGGGCTCCAGGAGAGAAGCGCCACCTTGGAGCACGAAGGCCGAATGCAGAGGCTCAGGTCGGGTAGGAGAGAGCAATCCCTCCTCGCCCAGGTGTCCTCCATTCAGAGCGAAGCACAGCTGACTGCTTTGAAGTACAAGCGAAAGTTACACCAATACATGTTGAATATCAACAACATAACCGAACAGGTTATTGGACATTACATGCAG CCTACACAGAGTAACTCAGGAGCCCATGGACTCCGTGTGTCCCAGCTGTCTGATCAGGGTCTAACTGATGCCGTGTTTGGGCTCCAGGACCTGGAGGAGCATGGCGTGGTACCAGAGGTAAACCATCACAACACTGTAACTCAGGTCATTTCACAGCTGTACTGTGGCTTTACCCGCTCAGCATATTACTCTTCTGTCAGGTTTAGGCTTTTCAGAGCACATCGTTGA